From the Oleiharenicola lentus genome, one window contains:
- a CDS encoding DNA glycosylase AlkZ-like family protein: MPPLRLDPLTARRFMRRALLLDTPAPDVGSALAHLGYIQIDPINVCGRMHDLILRNRVGGYAEGGLMRHLHGGFSEKSSLERGGPPGRGVVLPAAQRTAFEHHIPSTGILVAFTNDAWPHLLSEMRHRPRRSGSWSGRLTPKQKQLAPRLLAEITARGPLSSEDFEDTGRSRAVWGAATQAKATLQKLFFHGELLIARRGEGNRRYYDLPDRVLPSKILRQPEPSAPETGRWEALLKLRQRRLTSLKRDELPHVADLVQPVTVEGCPPLYCLKSDLTLLSEIQNRESKIEKVAPLLLAPLDPLIYDRRVTSALWQFDYTWEVYTPPAKRQRGYYALPVLAGTEIVGHVDPKADRPARRLRVMRRSLKRGHSATDAVRALAHWLGLK; this comes from the coding sequence ATGCCCCCGCTCCGCCTTGATCCGCTCACCGCCCGCCGGTTCATGCGCCGCGCGCTGTTGCTGGACACGCCCGCGCCCGATGTCGGCTCCGCTCTCGCCCATCTCGGCTACATCCAGATTGATCCGATCAACGTCTGCGGCCGCATGCACGACCTCATCCTGCGCAACCGCGTCGGCGGCTACGCCGAGGGCGGCCTGATGCGGCATCTGCATGGCGGGTTTTCCGAAAAATCCTCACTGGAGAGGGGTGGCCCACCTGGCCGGGGTGTGGTGTTGCCCGCGGCCCAGCGCACCGCCTTCGAACATCACATCCCGTCCACGGGCATCCTGGTCGCGTTCACCAACGACGCCTGGCCTCACCTCCTCTCGGAAATGCGCCACCGCCCGCGCCGCAGCGGCTCCTGGTCCGGACGCCTCACGCCGAAGCAAAAACAGCTCGCCCCGCGCCTGCTCGCGGAAATCACCGCGCGCGGACCGCTCAGCTCCGAGGATTTCGAAGACACCGGCCGCTCTCGCGCCGTCTGGGGCGCCGCCACCCAGGCCAAGGCCACGCTCCAAAAACTCTTCTTCCACGGCGAACTGCTCATAGCCCGGCGCGGCGAGGGCAACCGCCGCTATTACGACCTGCCGGATCGCGTCCTCCCGTCGAAAATCCTCCGCCAGCCCGAGCCGTCCGCCCCGGAAACCGGCCGCTGGGAAGCCCTCCTCAAACTTCGCCAGCGTCGCCTCACCTCCCTGAAGCGCGACGAACTCCCTCACGTCGCCGACCTCGTTCAGCCCGTCACCGTAGAAGGCTGCCCACCGCTCTACTGCCTCAAGTCCGACCTCACGCTTCTTTCCGAAATCCAAAATCGAGAATCCAAAATCGAAAAAGTGGCGCCTCTGCTCCTGGCGCCCTTGGATCCTTTGATCTACGACCGCCGCGTCACCTCCGCGCTCTGGCAGTTCGACTACACGTGGGAGGTCTATACGCCGCCCGCCAAGCGTCAGCGCGGCTACTACGCCCTGCCCGTCCTGGCGGGCACCGAAATCGTCGGCCATGTGGATCCCAAGGCTGACCGCCCCGCCCGCCGCCTGCGCGTGATGCGCCGCTCGCTCAAGCGCGGACACTCCGCCACGGACGCCGTCCGCGCCCTCGCCCACTGGCTGGGCCTGAAGTAG
- a CDS encoding PhoH family protein, whose amino-acid sequence MENTTSSVHFSPQHHVEVRAKTYVLDTNVLLHDPQSIFKFEDNNLAIPVEVLEELDAIKGEQSTERGRNARRVHRILQELLPDSRAMHEGVKLPNGGTLSVIINRYLVENNWSSPAMQRLRAVVSDLTKKDNRIIAAALFVQETYPPPTILVTKDVNVQLKARAVGLEAEDYLNDKVPEAVSDDDSYPTLELDVYEMQRFCSEGQFELSAAQAKPLYLNEYILLRTPEGKTMPGRVSVNGLVRRLHYPEFVKAPGGIPIRPRNLEQQFFLDALMDDSINLITCFGKAGTGKTLLSTAAALQQICGEAGRYDGLAISRPVIALGKDIGFLPGTLEEKMKPWLQPYYDALEVLMPSKPQKEPQFAAKKVGKKKKKHDDTLSMMTTPQPQMGGGGGALPPMKPYERLIKNGTVEIEALAFIRGRSIARRFFILDEAQQLTPHEVKTVITRISEGSKIVLIGDPAQIDNPFVDSRSNGLVYCHNRMKGQAIHAHVKLSKGERSKLAELAADLL is encoded by the coding sequence ATGGAAAACACCACCAGCTCGGTTCATTTCTCACCGCAGCATCACGTAGAGGTTAGGGCCAAGACCTACGTTCTGGATACGAACGTTCTGCTGCACGACCCTCAATCGATCTTCAAATTTGAAGACAACAACCTCGCGATTCCCGTCGAGGTCTTGGAGGAGCTGGACGCCATCAAGGGCGAGCAGTCCACCGAGCGCGGCCGCAATGCGCGGCGCGTGCACCGCATCCTGCAGGAGCTGCTGCCCGATTCGCGCGCGATGCACGAGGGCGTGAAGCTGCCCAACGGCGGCACGCTCTCCGTCATCATCAACCGCTACCTGGTCGAAAACAACTGGTCGTCGCCCGCCATGCAGCGGCTGCGGGCCGTCGTCTCCGACCTCACCAAGAAGGACAACCGCATCATCGCCGCGGCGCTCTTTGTGCAGGAAACCTACCCGCCGCCGACGATCCTCGTGACCAAGGACGTCAACGTGCAGCTCAAGGCCCGCGCCGTCGGCCTTGAGGCCGAGGACTACCTGAACGACAAGGTGCCCGAGGCCGTCAGCGACGACGATTCCTACCCGACGCTGGAGCTCGACGTGTATGAGATGCAGCGCTTCTGCTCCGAGGGCCAGTTCGAGCTGTCCGCCGCCCAGGCGAAGCCGCTCTACCTGAACGAGTACATCCTGCTCAGGACGCCCGAGGGCAAGACGATGCCCGGACGCGTCTCGGTCAACGGCCTTGTGCGCCGCCTGCATTATCCGGAATTCGTGAAGGCGCCCGGCGGCATCCCGATCCGTCCGCGCAACCTTGAGCAACAGTTCTTCCTCGATGCGCTGATGGATGATTCCATCAACCTCATCACCTGCTTCGGCAAGGCCGGCACCGGCAAGACCCTGCTCTCCACCGCCGCCGCGCTCCAGCAGATCTGCGGCGAGGCCGGCCGCTACGACGGCCTCGCGATTTCCCGGCCGGTGATCGCGCTGGGCAAGGACATTGGCTTCCTCCCCGGCACGCTCGAGGAGAAGATGAAGCCCTGGCTCCAGCCCTACTACGACGCGCTCGAGGTGCTCATGCCCTCGAAGCCGCAAAAGGAGCCGCAGTTCGCCGCGAAGAAAGTCGGCAAGAAAAAGAAGAAGCACGACGACACCCTTTCCATGATGACCACGCCGCAGCCCCAGATGGGCGGCGGCGGCGGTGCGCTGCCGCCGATGAAACCCTATGAACGGCTGATCAAGAACGGCACGGTCGAGATCGAGGCGCTGGCCTTCATCCGCGGCCGGTCCATTGCGCGGCGCTTTTTCATCCTCGACGAGGCGCAGCAGCTTACGCCGCACGAGGTGAAGACCGTCATCACCCGCATCTCCGAGGGCTCGAAGATCGTGCTGATCGGCGACCCGGCGCAGATTGACAACCCCTTTGTGGATTCGCGCAGCAACGGTCTCGTCTATTGCCACAACCGGATGAAGGGTCAGGCGATTCACGCCCACGTGAAGCTCTCGAAGGGCGAGCGCTCCAAGCTCGCCGAACTCGCGGCGGACCTGCTCTGA
- a CDS encoding HEAT repeat domain-containing protein — protein MISLTPSSLLLTRALALGSLLFAAGCTSTTTPKPATPASTSGAANAPAAAAVGAFEDDARPLTSAENLVIAAGLDAAKLAAAQGELLAILQNPASTPAAAQEAAQLLGQILLTGNSAGHATTLNALAPLLADSARSDHARLALDRVPGTAVDTLYLQALLSATGRARLGLIDAVATRGIAGATGALAGLLQDSDAATADAAATALGRLGGTGALDALGAAKNPLSPTVLKARLAAAAKADAATAARVAGEIYRNSAAPLGQRTIALRTLISAQPASAVDTIDAALTGNEPAFHAPAIEAVRSLPVPDAGARLAARLGAFAPAVQTALIAALGHRGEAGAVPGVLQALDHADATVRLAAFEALGRLPGAVEVARKLAGLATAKGDDAKAAAAALARLNGPGLDEHIRSAAAEGDNALRAVYIQQIAARNLTEAIPFLLGLRSSPVESLRLEALDALRLVAASADQGAVIAWATGTTNRAEQNRAVRALITIILRDGAADTRAAPVVTALATGDSAARLALLPVLSRVGGKSALASAGTLARENDAAVAAAATAELARWPDASALPVLVELAVATQAEAIQAAAVQGAARFLSLRTPAVTASRSAQARALLALPLNPATRSALLNVLSLCSDADALATARSFAGNDDVAVAAAARDAVDAITSNLAGAPAMTASVDSEAAAQMADGKDGTFWQVPSELGLWIRADLHHPRPVRKLTLEHGNRSWGYPAQFDVQVSDDPEKPGEVIAQGEGERTGTVLNLPAGTRGRYVWLRVTKLRDAPIAISEMIVE, from the coding sequence ATGATTTCCCTCACTCCCTCCTCCCTGCTCCTCACCCGTGCGCTGGCGCTTGGCTCGCTGCTATTCGCCGCCGGTTGCACCTCCACCACCACGCCGAAGCCCGCAACCCCGGCTTCCACTTCCGGTGCCGCCAACGCGCCCGCCGCGGCCGCGGTCGGCGCCTTCGAGGATGATGCGCGGCCGCTGACAAGCGCCGAAAACCTCGTCATTGCCGCCGGCCTGGACGCCGCGAAGCTCGCCGCCGCCCAAGGCGAGCTGCTGGCGATTCTGCAAAACCCCGCCAGCACCCCCGCGGCCGCCCAGGAGGCGGCCCAGCTGCTCGGCCAGATCCTGCTGACCGGAAATTCCGCCGGCCACGCGACCACCCTCAACGCGCTCGCCCCGCTGCTCGCCGATTCCGCGCGTTCCGATCACGCCCGCCTCGCGCTGGACCGCGTGCCCGGCACCGCGGTGGACACCCTCTACCTGCAGGCGCTGCTCAGCGCCACGGGCCGTGCCCGGCTCGGCCTGATTGACGCCGTGGCCACGCGCGGCATCGCCGGAGCCACCGGGGCGCTGGCGGGGCTGCTCCAGGACAGCGATGCCGCCACCGCCGACGCCGCGGCCACCGCCCTCGGGCGCCTTGGCGGCACCGGCGCGCTCGATGCCCTCGGGGCGGCGAAGAATCCCCTTTCCCCGACCGTGCTCAAGGCCCGCCTCGCGGCCGCGGCCAAGGCCGACGCCGCCACCGCGGCGCGGGTCGCGGGTGAAATCTATCGCAACAGCGCCGCGCCGCTCGGTCAGAGGACCATCGCGCTGCGCACGCTCATCAGCGCCCAGCCCGCCAGCGCTGTTGATACCATTGACGCCGCCCTTACCGGCAACGAACCGGCCTTCCATGCGCCCGCCATCGAGGCGGTGCGCTCGCTGCCGGTGCCCGATGCCGGCGCGCGGCTCGCCGCCCGCCTCGGCGCCTTCGCGCCCGCCGTGCAAACCGCGCTGATCGCCGCCCTCGGCCATCGCGGTGAAGCCGGCGCCGTGCCCGGTGTCCTCCAGGCGCTGGACCATGCCGACGCCACGGTGCGCCTCGCGGCCTTCGAAGCGCTCGGCCGCCTGCCCGGCGCCGTCGAGGTGGCCCGCAAACTGGCCGGCCTCGCGACCGCCAAGGGTGATGACGCCAAGGCCGCGGCCGCCGCCCTCGCCCGCCTTAACGGTCCCGGCCTTGACGAACACATCCGCTCCGCCGCCGCCGAGGGCGACAACGCCCTGCGGGCCGTTTACATCCAGCAGATCGCCGCACGCAACCTCACCGAGGCCATCCCCTTCCTGCTGGGCCTGCGTTCGTCGCCCGTCGAATCGCTGCGCCTCGAGGCCCTCGATGCACTCCGCCTGGTCGCCGCGTCCGCCGACCAAGGCGCCGTGATCGCGTGGGCCACCGGCACCACCAACCGCGCCGAACAGAACCGCGCCGTGCGCGCCCTCATCACGATCATCCTGAGGGACGGCGCCGCCGACACGCGCGCCGCACCCGTCGTGACGGCATTGGCCACCGGTGACTCCGCCGCCCGCCTGGCCCTGCTGCCGGTGCTTTCCCGCGTGGGTGGGAAATCCGCCCTCGCCTCCGCCGGCACGCTCGCCCGGGAGAACGATGCCGCCGTGGCCGCCGCCGCGACCGCCGAACTCGCGCGCTGGCCCGACGCATCGGCCCTGCCGGTGCTCGTGGAACTCGCCGTCGCCACCCAAGCAGAAGCCATCCAGGCCGCAGCCGTGCAGGGCGCCGCACGCTTCCTTTCGCTCCGCACGCCGGCGGTCACCGCCAGCCGCTCCGCCCAAGCCCGGGCCTTGCTCGCCCTCCCCCTCAACCCCGCCACCCGCAGCGCCCTGCTCAACGTGCTCAGCCTCTGCTCCGACGCCGACGCGCTTGCGACCGCCCGCAGCTTCGCCGGCAATGACGACGTCGCAGTGGCCGCCGCCGCGCGTGATGCCGTGGACGCCATCACCTCGAACCTCGCCGGTGCCCCGGCCATGACTGCATCCGTCGATAGCGAAGCCGCCGCCCAGATGGCCGATGGCAAGGACGGCACCTTTTGGCAGGTGCCATCCGAACTCGGCCTGTGGATCCGTGCGGATCTCCACCACCCGCGTCCGGTGCGCAAGCTCACGCTGGAACACGGCAACCGCAGCTGGGGTTACCCCGCTCAATTTGATGTGCAGGTCAGCGACGACCCCGAGAAGCCCGGCGAGGTCATCGCCCAGGGTGAAGGGGAGCGCACCGGTACCGTGCTCAACCTGCCCGCCGGCACGCGCGGCCGCTATGTGTGGCTCCGCGTGACCAAGCTGCGCGACGCGCCCATCGCGATCTCCGAGATGATCGTGGAGTAA
- a CDS encoding Gfo/Idh/MocA family protein encodes MTPPASESPSVLTRRTAIKRGLSGILAFGVAPLVLPSRLFGASAPSNRITVGIVGNGLIARSHVGALLGRDDCQIVALCDVSRSKAEAMQKRIEQGYADRASTAAFKGLDLYGTHEELVARPDVDVVFVTTPDHWHAAVSIAAMQAGKDVYCEKPMTLTVREGRTMVDVARRTGRVLQTGTQQRSEAAFRRAATIVRNGWIGEIKLIRTRLGKFPAAPVSLPEEPIPADLNYDRWLGPTPWYPYNSFRVKGDYGGGWRVFLEYGSRKNGDWGAHHFDIIQWALGMDASGPVEFIPAGFEGNPYQTHRYANGVTVQRVDGNQPAMIEFIGTKGTVGVGRDDYLVCDPIGLATRPLRAAEQHLYESDDHQSDFFNCVRTRQRPIADVEIGHRSATVGHLCGIARQVRRPLKWDPVKEEIIGDPVASRLLDRPRRAPYALL; translated from the coding sequence ATGACCCCTCCCGCTTCGGAATCCCCGTCCGTGCTCACGCGTCGCACGGCCATCAAACGTGGTCTGTCCGGCATCCTCGCCTTCGGTGTGGCCCCGCTGGTGCTGCCCTCCCGCCTCTTTGGCGCCTCGGCCCCGAGCAACCGGATCACGGTCGGCATCGTGGGCAACGGCCTGATCGCCCGCAGCCATGTGGGCGCGTTGCTGGGCCGGGATGACTGCCAGATCGTCGCCCTGTGCGATGTCTCCCGCAGCAAGGCCGAGGCGATGCAAAAACGCATCGAGCAGGGCTACGCCGACCGCGCCAGCACCGCTGCATTCAAGGGCCTGGACCTCTACGGCACACACGAGGAGCTCGTGGCCCGCCCTGACGTCGACGTCGTCTTCGTCACCACGCCCGACCACTGGCACGCCGCCGTCTCCATCGCAGCGATGCAGGCGGGCAAGGACGTGTATTGCGAAAAGCCCATGACGCTCACCGTCCGCGAGGGCCGCACCATGGTGGATGTCGCCCGCCGCACCGGCCGCGTGCTCCAGACCGGCACGCAGCAGCGCTCCGAAGCCGCCTTCCGCCGCGCCGCGACTATCGTCCGCAACGGATGGATCGGCGAGATCAAGCTGATCCGCACCCGGCTGGGCAAGTTCCCCGCCGCGCCGGTGAGCCTGCCCGAGGAGCCGATTCCCGCCGACCTGAACTACGACCGCTGGCTCGGACCCACGCCTTGGTATCCCTACAACTCCTTCCGCGTGAAGGGCGACTACGGCGGCGGCTGGCGCGTGTTCCTCGAATACGGCTCCCGCAAGAACGGCGACTGGGGCGCCCACCACTTCGACATCATCCAGTGGGCGCTCGGCATGGATGCCTCCGGCCCGGTCGAGTTCATCCCCGCAGGTTTCGAGGGCAACCCCTACCAGACCCACCGCTACGCCAACGGCGTCACCGTGCAGCGCGTGGACGGCAACCAGCCCGCCATGATCGAGTTCATCGGCACCAAGGGCACCGTCGGCGTGGGCCGCGACGACTATCTCGTGTGCGATCCGATTGGCCTCGCCACCCGTCCGTTGCGGGCGGCCGAACAGCACCTCTACGAGAGCGACGACCACCAGAGCGACTTTTTCAACTGCGTGCGCACGCGCCAGCGACCGATCGCGGATGTCGAGATCGGCCACCGCTCGGCCACCGTCGGCCACCTCTGCGGGATCGCCCGCCAGGTCCGCCGTCCGCTGAAGTGGGACCCGGTCAAGGAGGAGATCATCGGCGACCCGGTTGCCTCCCGCCTCCTCGACCGCCCCCGCCGCGCCCCCTACGCCCTCCTCTGA
- a CDS encoding GAF domain-containing protein: MSAKRAASDSPAAFRARLRRAEMLVKLTQQVAAIESLDELLATLVQLVANETNAERGTLFLNDPVTGELYSRVAQGTFNREIRILNTAGIAGAVFQSGQGEIVHNAYADPRFHREVDENTGFTTKSVLCAPVRTARGEVIGVVQTLNKRRGRFTRDDLGLLEAMALQAASALQSTQFIEKMKKTRQQEMEFLDLVADITSSLDLSLLLRRVMSEATRMLKADRSTLFLNNEKTGELWSEVGEGLSAVQIKLPNTAGIAGAVFQSGKTINIPHAYADLRFNPAFDKKTGYFTRSILCVPVVNKHGKVIGVTQALNKRGGPFTAEDEARLKAFTAQVSIALENAKLFDDVQTMKNYNQSMLESMSNGVITLAEDGRIQTCNAAGYRILKYREADVIGKNAADFFTGANAWIVERLKVVSEGRKTDVLMDAEMEARGEKLSVNLTVQPLISLKGARAGTLLMLENISNEKRMKSTMARYMDPGLADRLLAAGGEILGGQSVEATMLFSDIRAFTTLTEELGAQGTVALLNEYFTVMVNCITQEGGMLDKFIGDAIMAEFGIPVARGDDADRAVRAAIAMTTELRALNRTRQERGQKPILMGIGLNTDTVVSGNIGSPKRMDFTVIGDGVNLASRLESACKEYSAQILISEFTRTKLKGTYRTREVDRVIVKGKTEPVGVHEVLDYHTEESFPHLSEVLSQFRGALGYYRKGDFDRAIKSFKEALSLHPGDRLSATYIERCEYLKAHPPEGKWDGVWVMKSK; encoded by the coding sequence ATGTCCGCTAAGCGCGCCGCCTCCGACTCTCCCGCCGCCTTTCGTGCCCGCCTCCGGCGCGCCGAGATGCTCGTGAAGCTCACGCAGCAGGTCGCCGCGATCGAGAGTCTCGACGAGTTGCTTGCCACCCTCGTGCAGCTCGTGGCCAACGAGACCAACGCCGAGCGCGGCACGCTCTTCCTCAACGACCCCGTCACGGGCGAACTCTACTCGCGCGTCGCCCAGGGCACCTTCAACCGCGAGATCCGCATCCTCAACACCGCGGGCATCGCCGGCGCCGTGTTTCAGTCCGGCCAGGGCGAGATCGTGCACAATGCCTACGCCGACCCGCGTTTCCACCGCGAGGTGGACGAGAACACCGGTTTCACGACCAAGTCCGTGCTCTGCGCCCCGGTGCGCACGGCGCGCGGCGAGGTCATCGGCGTGGTGCAGACGCTGAACAAACGGCGCGGCCGGTTCACGCGCGACGACCTTGGTCTGCTTGAGGCGATGGCTTTGCAGGCGGCGTCGGCCCTGCAGAGCACGCAGTTCATCGAGAAGATGAAGAAGACGCGGCAGCAGGAGATGGAGTTCCTCGACCTCGTGGCCGACATCACCAGCTCGCTCGACCTGTCGCTGCTGCTGCGCCGCGTGATGAGCGAGGCCACGCGCATGCTGAAGGCCGACCGCTCCACGCTGTTCCTCAACAACGAGAAGACCGGCGAACTCTGGTCCGAGGTGGGCGAGGGGCTCAGCGCCGTGCAGATCAAGCTGCCCAACACCGCGGGCATCGCGGGCGCGGTCTTCCAGTCGGGCAAGACGATCAACATCCCGCACGCCTACGCCGACCTGCGCTTCAACCCGGCGTTCGACAAAAAGACCGGCTACTTCACCCGCTCCATCCTCTGCGTGCCCGTCGTCAACAAGCACGGCAAGGTGATCGGCGTCACGCAGGCGCTGAACAAGCGCGGCGGGCCGTTCACCGCCGAGGACGAGGCGCGGCTCAAGGCCTTCACCGCGCAGGTCTCCATCGCGCTGGAGAACGCCAAGCTCTTCGACGACGTGCAGACGATGAAGAACTACAACCAGTCGATGCTGGAGAGCATGTCGAACGGCGTCATCACCCTCGCCGAGGACGGCCGGATCCAGACCTGCAACGCCGCCGGCTACCGCATCCTGAAATACCGCGAGGCCGACGTGATCGGGAAGAACGCGGCCGATTTCTTCACCGGCGCCAATGCCTGGATTGTCGAGCGTCTCAAGGTGGTGAGCGAGGGCCGCAAGACCGACGTGCTGATGGACGCCGAGATGGAGGCGCGCGGCGAGAAGCTGAGCGTCAACCTCACCGTCCAGCCGCTCATCAGCCTCAAGGGTGCGCGCGCCGGCACGCTGCTCATGCTGGAAAACATCAGCAACGAGAAGCGCATGAAATCCACGATGGCGCGCTACATGGACCCCGGCCTCGCCGACCGCCTGCTCGCCGCGGGCGGAGAGATCCTCGGCGGCCAGAGCGTCGAGGCCACGATGCTGTTCTCCGACATCCGCGCCTTCACCACGCTGACCGAGGAGCTGGGCGCGCAGGGCACGGTCGCGCTGCTCAACGAGTATTTCACGGTGATGGTGAACTGCATCACGCAGGAGGGCGGCATGCTCGACAAGTTCATCGGCGACGCAATCATGGCCGAGTTCGGCATCCCGGTCGCGCGCGGCGACGACGCCGACCGCGCCGTGCGCGCCGCCATCGCCATGACCACGGAGCTGCGCGCGCTCAACCGCACGCGCCAGGAGCGCGGCCAGAAGCCCATCCTCATGGGCATCGGCCTGAACACCGACACCGTGGTGTCGGGCAACATCGGATCGCCGAAGCGCATGGATTTCACGGTCATCGGCGACGGCGTGAACCTCGCCTCGCGGCTGGAGAGCGCGTGCAAGGAGTATTCGGCGCAGATCCTCATCAGCGAGTTCACGCGGACGAAGCTCAAGGGCACCTACCGCACGCGCGAGGTGGACCGCGTGATCGTGAAGGGCAAGACCGAGCCGGTTGGCGTGCACGAGGTGCTCGACTACCACACCGAAGAAAGCTTCCCGCACCTGTCCGAGGTGCTGAGCCAGTTTCGCGGCGCGCTCGGCTACTACCGCAAAGGCGACTTCGACCGCGCCATCAAGTCCTTCAAGGAAGCGCTCAGCCTCCACCCCGGCGACAGGCTCAGCGCGACCTACATCGAGCGCTGCGAATACCTCAAAGCCCATCCGCCCGAGGGAAAATGGGACGGCGTGTGGGTGATGAAGTCGAAGTAG
- a CDS encoding DUF6580 family putative transport protein yields the protein MRTAAIVLILLALAYRVLPTLDMTWANFAPFAAIAFCGAVYFRDKRLWLLPFAGLCLTDLYVNWFYAREYGYHLEWTGYVARVISFAAGLGLGWWVSTRKSWLWLLNGSLLGALLFYFVTNTLSWWSDAFYAKTLAGWWQALTIGHPEYPPTIYFFRNTLFGDLMFTGLFAGVMEWIAKRNEEPSLLDDEEEETEGEKQPAEAEVKE from the coding sequence ATGCGCACCGCCGCCATCGTCCTCATCCTGCTCGCACTCGCCTACCGGGTGCTGCCGACGCTGGACATGACCTGGGCCAATTTTGCGCCGTTCGCCGCGATCGCGTTCTGCGGCGCCGTGTATTTCCGCGACAAGCGCCTGTGGCTGCTGCCTTTCGCGGGGCTCTGCCTCACGGATCTTTACGTCAACTGGTTCTACGCCCGCGAATATGGCTACCACCTGGAGTGGACCGGCTACGTCGCCCGCGTGATCAGCTTCGCCGCCGGCCTCGGACTCGGCTGGTGGGTGTCCACCCGCAAATCCTGGCTCTGGCTGCTCAACGGCTCCCTGCTCGGTGCGCTGCTGTTCTACTTCGTCACCAACACGCTGTCGTGGTGGAGCGACGCCTTCTACGCCAAGACCCTCGCCGGCTGGTGGCAGGCGCTCACGATCGGCCACCCGGAGTATCCGCCCACGATCTATTTTTTCCGCAACACCCTCTTCGGCGACCTCATGTTCACCGGCCTCTTCGCCGGCGTGATGGAGTGGATCGCCAAACGCAACGAGGAGCCCAGCCTGCTCGACGACGAGGAGGAAGAAACCGAGGGCGAGAAACAACCCGCCGAGGCGGAAGTGAAGGAGTGA
- a CDS encoding cob(I)yrinic acid a,c-diamide adenosyltransferase — translation MSGSRPQSIATRKGDDGTTSLLYGQRVPKDHPQIEAVGTLDELNVAIGAAKAARAPGTDAAPLEAIQRDLIALMGEVSCAEADAARHAASKFARLSEADLARLDAAVAALEAKGLRFDGWATPGANPYSAALEVARTTARRCERRLAALPAAGRHLRPLIGQYVNRASDLLWLMAREAENS, via the coding sequence ATGAGCGGTTCCCGCCCCCAGTCCATCGCCACGCGCAAGGGCGACGACGGCACCACCAGCCTGCTCTACGGCCAGCGCGTGCCCAAGGATCACCCTCAGATCGAGGCCGTCGGCACGCTCGATGAACTCAACGTGGCCATCGGCGCCGCCAAGGCCGCGCGCGCGCCCGGCACCGACGCGGCCCCGCTCGAAGCCATCCAGCGCGACCTGATCGCGCTCATGGGCGAGGTCTCCTGCGCCGAAGCCGATGCGGCCCGCCACGCGGCGTCGAAATTTGCCCGCCTCAGCGAAGCCGACCTCGCCCGCCTCGACGCTGCCGTCGCTGCCCTCGAAGCCAAGGGCCTGCGCTTCGACGGCTGGGCCACGCCGGGCGCCAATCCCTATTCCGCCGCCCTGGAAGTCGCCCGCACCACCGCCCGCCGCTGCGAGCGTCGGCTGGCCGCCCTCCCCGCAGCCGGCCGCCACCTGCGCCCGCTCATCGGCCAGTATGTCAACCGTGCATCGGATTTGCTCTGGCTCATGGCCAGGGAAGCGGAGAACTCATGA
- the def gene encoding peptide deformylase produces the protein MVLPIVHFNSPVLRKKGVKVEKFDAALAQLAEDMIDTMHAANGIGLAAQQIGQALQLCVLDLRETQADFAWEYDGARPPLELFMPLTLVNPDLKIVPEPTTSYEEGCLSFPEIRGDVVRPDEVTVKFQDVSGTPHTLRCNGLLARCVQHEFDHLQGILFIDRMAKDVLAVIDPELKALKKQTRDAGKKP, from the coding sequence ATGGTTCTCCCGATCGTTCACTTCAACAGCCCCGTCCTGCGCAAAAAAGGCGTGAAGGTGGAAAAGTTCGACGCTGCCCTCGCCCAGCTGGCGGAAGACATGATTGACACCATGCACGCGGCGAACGGCATCGGCCTCGCCGCCCAGCAAATCGGGCAGGCCCTCCAGCTCTGCGTGCTCGACCTGCGCGAGACTCAGGCCGATTTTGCCTGGGAATACGACGGAGCCCGTCCGCCGCTGGAGCTCTTCATGCCGCTCACGCTCGTGAACCCCGACCTCAAGATCGTGCCCGAGCCGACCACTTCCTACGAGGAAGGCTGCCTGTCCTTCCCCGAGATCCGCGGCGACGTCGTGCGCCCCGACGAGGTCACGGTCAAGTTCCAGGACGTGTCCGGCACGCCGCACACGCTGCGCTGCAACGGCCTGCTCGCGCGTTGTGTGCAACACGAGTTCGACCACCTCCAGGGCATCCTCTTCATCGACCGCATGGCCAAGGACGTCCTTGCCGTCATCGACCCGGAGCTGAAGGCCCTCAAGAAGCAGACCCGCGACGCCGGCAAGAAGCCCTGA